TATGCTAACATCCAAAATATCAGTAAAACCTTTCGTTCTTTGTTACAATAAATGTTGAgaattttcatcatttttacAGCACGGCGGCTTCCTTGCCATCCTTCTGATAGTAGAGATAGCCTATTACAGCATGCTCACGGACAGTTCGGTAGGAATCATCGTTCATAtcacttttttttctaaattcaatCGAGTTATTGGCTACATCGTAACACGTGTAAACCAATCCTTTTACTTCAAATTCTGATTAATCAAATAATTTCATGTCGTTTTTATTTGCTGATTGGTCAGATATTCTTATGTTATTGATCGTTGATTGGctagatatttttatgttattattCGCTGATTGGCCACAAAGTTTATTTGGTAAGGTAATAATAGctgatgaaaataatgaaactaATATTTATTCTGCTTACAGGTTGGTGAAAGTTTGAACAAGAAGATACCATTAAAAACCTCTATCCAGGGGTCGATGTACAGCAGTTTCCAAGGTTACGGTGGTGTATATGAGACAGACGTCAACAGTATCGGCTGGTCGTTTATAATGCTGAAGGTATCTCTTTCTAGCCCAACAGTTGTTTTTGAGAATTGTCGACTCTGTTTTGAATGTTTGTTCGGGTCTCAACCTGATCAACCACTGACTAACTCCGATCTGCCGGACCCTTGACTAACACATGAACTGACTCACCTCTAACTAACTTCCAAACTTACTAATCTTCGACAAACTCCTGACCAACTGCTGGCTAAACTCTGATTAAATCATGACGTGACAAACATATGTCGTACTTCCGACCTGACTTCTTTCTCACGACTAGAAACATCTCAGACTAACTTTCAACCTTACTATCTCACGACTAGAAACATCTCAGACAAACTTCCGACTTGACTAACCTCCAAAACACTCAAGACCAGACAAAGTTCTTATTTACTTCCGACCTAACCAACTCTCGACTAGACTAACCTCCAATTCCTGATCAAACTTACTCCCGACCTCACTAACTTTCGAACTGACTAACCTCTTTCTAACTCTGACTAACTCCTGACCTGACCAACATATCACTAACTCTTAACTCTGATATCTCCTATATTCGTGTTGAATCTCATAGCCCTGGTGTCTCTTCAGGTCGTGTTGCACCTCTAAACATTGATATCTCCTCAGGTCGTGTAACATCTCTTAACCCTGACATCCCCTCAGATCGTGTGGCTTTTCTTAACACTGATATCTTCTCAGATCATCTGACATCTCTTAACCTTTACATCTCCTCAGATCATGTGGCATCTCTTAACACTGACGTCTTCTCAGATCGTGTGGCATCTCTTAACATTGACACTTTCATAGATCGTGTGACATCTCTTAACCTTTACATCTCCTTGGGTCGTGTGGCATCTCTTAGCAATGACATCTCCTCGGGTCGTGTGGCATCTCTTAACAATGACATCTCCTCGGGTCGTGTGGCATCTCTTAACCTTTACATCTCCTCGGGTCGTGTGGCATCTCTTAACAATGACATCTCCTCGGGTAGTGTGGCATCTCTTAACAATGACATCTTCTCAGATCGTGTGGCATCTCTTAACAATGACATCTCCTCGGGTCGTGTGGCATCTCTTAACACTGATATATTCTCAGATCACGTGGCATCTCTTAACAATGACATCTCCTCGGGTCGTGTGGCATCTCTTAACACTGATATATTCTCAGATCACGTGGCATCTCTTAACACTGATATATTCTCAGATCGTGTGGCATCTCTTAACAATGACATCTCCTCAGATCATGTGACATCTTTTAACACTGACATCTCCTCAGATCGTGTGGCATCTCTTAACCCTGACATCTCCTCAGATCGTATGACATCTCTCTAACAAAGTCACTATTGCCGCTGTCGTCTAGAAGGTAACTGTCACGTTTTCTGCTGTCGTCTGGTCGAAGTGGatacaaatgatataaacattttatctgGTAACGTTAACCACCACTCTCATCCGAACAGAAGAGTTGAATGCAGTGAATTGAAATTAGTGTTCCGATTGGctaataatgaaaatgatatttccctcTTTGACAGATACCACTGGACatatatgcatatttttttcaaataacagTTTTCTTATTAGCATTTTAGAATTAGGTATTTCATTGACGAGAAGTTTAATGACTCTCATTTTTGTTTCAGTACGACTGTTGTGGGGTGTATGGATGGACGCAGTATAAAACACTCactgaaaacatcaacaaaccTATAAGGGTCGCGGGAAACATTATATGCTGTGATCAGGATCAGCTGAAGCTACATCTCAACGATTCTTGCTGGCCGAATAATGTTCAGTCCTCAGAGAAATCGGTATACCACAATTATCATTTCGTTAGAATGataagtttaaacatattttatttgaaaatattcaaaaggaATTGGACAACTCGTATAACTCATTAACGCCCTTTTCCATCAACATGTATACAATGGTATTTACAAATGGCAACGTTTGTaataaagtataaagatatatatatatttcccctGAAAAGCGGCAGAATGTAGCCacgaaagtactagggagacagcagatctgtgtttggctttttattttattattatttaacgTCACATGGacaattcaactttattctatatatatatatatataatataagaaaacaaacattgatatataaggTGAAAATACACAACTCCGTATGATTTACCAGTACTCACAATTTACatcaaaattattgaaatattttaaagaaataggTTTAACGAACATGACTAGTTATAAAAGTTAATATCGTAGacaaaatacactgtaacaatgtttgTATTAATCTATGAAGTACTTTGATCAAAATGGTAACCGTGTGTGTGATCAGTTGTGTCTTTACCTTCAGTGACACCTGGTCCCGTAAGCATAAAACAGTTCCTATGTTACAGCATGGATTCTGTTCTCATCCCAACTTTCTTGTCTGTCAATCAAAGCATATCAAATGATCACATGTACCCAAAGAAAACAATACTCGGCTTTAAGTGTCCCAACACCATTGACAAAATAGGATTTCATTATGGATTTATAAACTGATCAAGGGATTATTCTTCAGTATAATTTCCATTGAATATGAGAATGGGTTCTTGAATATGAGATTGACTTCTTGAATATGAGAATGACTTCTTAAACAGGCGAATCACTTCTTGAATAGGAGAATGACTTCTTGAATAGGAGAATGACTTCTTGAACAGGAGAATGACTTATTGAATAGGAGAATGACTTCTTGAATATGAGAATGACTTCTTGAATATGAGAATGACTTCTCGAATATGAAAATGACTTCTTGAATATGAGAATGACTTCTTGAATATGATAATGAGTTCATGAATATAAGCATTCGTCTTTGTCACGTCTTACTTATTCAGGGGACAAATATATAAATCTGTTCGCATTTCCCCCCTCATATTGGATCATAATATCGTATTAAGAATATACATGAAAGTGATTCCAAAATATAACAGATGAAAATGACTGTTAAATAGCGACACAGAATGGTGATATATTGACTCACTAACCATTGTTTTATTAACATATGCACGTGGTGCTTACTGTCATGTTGTGATAACGCCATATATATCTATCgaattatgacgtcacacaacAAGACAATTTAATCCATCTTTATCTGGATAAGCCCGCAGATGATTCCTGTTACATGTTGGTATATCCGATTCCATCGACTgtatagattttaatttttacttgGCTTATACACTTGtgggattatatatatatataaatattcattgaacatttttttttttttgcgctATATCAAATTACCGAAAAAATCGCAAAAATAAATCTTCCGATAACATTATCAACTATACAGTCTACCGACATGAATGATAAATCAAAAAactaaatatgataaaataagAGCATGATACGAAAACAACTGTAATGAgacaatttgaaatataaaaggAGAATAAGATTTAATAACATAATTGCTTTCAATAGCCAGATGCCTTACGCGTtatttaatgtattaaataacTTAATAATAATTTGACATTCATTAATTGCGcttattctatttatagaattgcTATGATGCCATAGTCGATGCCATTCTCTCCTCGAGCTACGGGAAACTTTTACCGGTGGTGTATATAGTTCAGGTAAGATGCAATGACTTTAATTTGTGAACCATGTATTTTcgaattttatgaaaattgcTTTTTTTTGCGTATGTTAACAATTTTTGAATCACTCTATTTACCAAgtacattttgttaaaataatacattatccTTTTTAAAATCTCATCACACACATGATTGGTATAATGCTAGATGCACACAGTGCAAAAATATACAAGCATTTTCCGGCAATATAGCTTTAAGGCCACAATGTTGTAATTTGGATGTCGTCAGACAATCATGGACGTTAAAGAGAAAAAACATATCAATGCAGCCAGGTCTTAATGTCACATGTAACACAAAAAAGTAGTGAAAGTCTGACGAAAATTGCTGACTGGAACAGCTGGAAAGGAAGCCATTGGAAATACCCGATTGTGATTCACACATTAGCCTTCTGATGTGATTGGAAAACAAATATGTAAggaattcatttattttattcgCCGGAATAAAGATCTACCTTTAATGGCGTGTAACCAAAACACAGCTGTTGTAAATTATGAATCGTAAAAATGaatctaaaaacaaaacatatcagGCTTTTTGTTCTTATGAGATAAATGATTCCTTGTCATTATTACCACTGGCTGCAGAAAatgtaatgttgttttaaaaaatagGTGCCTAGAACAAAAAAGAAGCTTACTCATCACGTCCGAGGTCATGTGGCTTGTGTCACATTTTGATATGCAgtcttttgaaatattttaaacatttctataTTGATTGCAATGCGACACAACAGATGTGTCAATATTCCTCAGGCGAGCAGACAGCACTACTAAACTCAAATTCTCTTTACACTGACTTTTGATCTTTTTATCAGATCGTCTTTTGTAAAGAAATGAATTAGTTTTTTAGTAACAGCACTGACTTTGGGGAAAGTATGGGaatgttttacaatatatactATTATTCTGTCAATATGTTTTGTGAGGCAACTAATGTCTGTTATCTTTCAGTTTGTGTTGATTATGTGTGCTGTCCTGATCATCCTTGACAACAAGTATACAGTGACAACAGTGGAACCGGAACCGGAAGACTACCCTACAAAAACGCCGAGACCATTATCGGAAAAAAGATTTCCAGAATGAATTCTTTAAAGTGCACATAAGTGGAATATACAAGCTCAATGATTTCCGTCTTGATGCTTATTTTAAACGTCCATGTGATCGAACAGATACAACGTACTTATGTTGAAAGTTAAAGCAGAGAGTATGTTGTTTACAATATCTTACGTCTTGAATTTTCAAGACTGAATATCATCTTTATAgttcgataaaaaaaaatcgaagtAAAATTTTGTATTGCAATTTGAAATATAAGTTACGCAGTGTTGGGTCGAGAATGGTTTCTAGGGTTACGGACAGCCTTTCTCTCACCCTTATGCCGTAGggataattttcatttatttaccACCATTTTCCATCTGTACAGCTCCACCTATTTTCATGTTTCTACATGGTAATCTTAGATTAGAAAACTTTCGCATCATTCATCAATCGTTTTATTATTTAGTTTGCTGGTAAATAGAGATGTATCCTCCCTTTTCCATCTAAGATCTACTGCTACATGTCTATGGTCGAACCCCGCTATCTCGATGTCATTTGGGTCGAGATAACCCTAATGCTTGAGATAACCAAGactattttcatatataattcTTACTGTATGAATGGAATTTCGTTTTTTCGAACTCTGATAATTCGAAGACCCTGTTTAACTCGCAGTTTCTACATGATCCCAGCACACTGAGGTTCGACTGtaaatcaaattattataatttGCTTGTTAATATGTGGTGTAAACCGTAACAACCAGAGTTTAAATCATGAACATGGAATTACAAAATTTGTCATTAtctttattgttattgttttctgTTATGTTTGATTGAAACTCAATTTGTGTAATAAAATAGTAAACATTCTGtatccatgttgtttttttgctgCATAACCATTCTATATCGCGTGTCTTTAACAATTTTATTCTATCAACTATAGGTCATATGATGAGTATCTAAGCAACGAATACAAATAACCCCTtgtataagtatttattattcTAGTACATGTATCAGCAGATTACTTATTTCACTTGTCAACATGGATTCACCATGTTCTGAGTTTTGCTTCTGTAGAAACATATCTTGCATTGCTGAGCCAAGGTTTCCTACCAGATTACAATCAGTCTACACCGAAGAAATTTCACGACTACAAAAGTCCTCGTTACTTGAACATCACGTTTCTCAAGTTTCAATCTAAACGGAAATTATGTTTATAACGTGTTATTGTAGACCGCCATACATTTCCTAAATTGGAGAATCATATCGACGATATTTGATATCCAAAATAATTATACCactaaaatgattttatatagaTCAAGGGCTAATTAAGTTAATTAAAGACTGTGAGCTGTGTGTCTCCtatcttaatttttttagagatgtttttgtgtttgtctcGGTTTTCTGTGTATCGGGTTTTAAGTAGTATGAAGACAAATATAGTAGACGTGCCATCTAGTCTTTTCGCCCATCTGTAAAATACACTTCATTCATAAAAATCTATGCATTCATTTTAACTTGTTGGTACTTTAAACGTGTAAGAAAACTCTTTTTCacaacgtttttttttttttaagtttatcaATTTGACAATGGCAAATTCTTGAAGCAACCTTCGTTAATTTCAAGGGAGGGTCAAGAGAGGGACCTATTCTCCAATGTATAGAAAAAGGCAAGCAAATAGTCTTTTACACATGTACCGTAAAATTACACCTTAAAAAAGCAATTTTGTTCTGTGAAAAACAATGTCTTCAATACAACGAAATCTCATAAAACAAACCTGTAAAGTATTAAGCAGCTTATGAAGGGCAGTGTTATGTGCTAAAATGTTTGTCCGAAAATGTAGGTTCACAGACTGCAAAgcaacaaaataatatttactttTCTGCTTAATGTGTTAAGATACAAACATTATCAATACTAAAGGGTTTGCATTCACTTTCTCCCTGAAATCTGTCATGACAAATTCGAAGACATACAACTACATATGAAGCAATCTGATAATGCCAGGAAAAAACCTGACCAATCGCTAAGCTGATGTATTTATCCAAGTTCAAA
This genomic stretch from Pecten maximus chromosome 13, xPecMax1.1, whole genome shotgun sequence harbors:
- the LOC117341161 gene encoding uncharacterized protein LOC117341161; translated protein: MATCLSFSGGISRVILVIVNTSGLVLALFLIALASDLRVSPDDSTIGNDYERTEKALLVSIVSGYTPSIDTSPISSWHIRDADIFNTFFLSMWLGGGILLIISVVGLIMGAKKSSGGLLVHGGFLAILLIVEIAYYSMLTDSSVGESLNKKIPLKTSIQGSMYSSFQGYGGVYETDVNSIGWSFIMLKYDCCGVYGWTQYKTLTENINKPIRVAGNIICCDQDQLKLHLNDSCWPNNVQSSEKSNCYDAIVDAILSSSYGKLLPVVYIVQFVLIMCAVLIILDNKYTVTTVEPEPEDYPTKTPRPLSEKRFPE